In Streptomyces hawaiiensis, one genomic interval encodes:
- a CDS encoding 3'-5' exonuclease, producing the protein MGWHRELLVGFDLETTGTDPREARIVTGAVIEVRGGEPIGRREWLADPGVPIPEDAVAVHGISNERAAAEGRPADQVADALADVLTSYWKTGVPVVAYNATFDLTLLSAELRRHGLPSLRERLGGADPAPVIDPYTIDRWVDRYRRGKRNLEAVCAEYGVVLDAAHDAMADALAAARLAGAIADRHPKIATLGPAALHHRQIEWYAQWAADFQSFLRGKGDATALVDGTWPLRELADEPV; encoded by the coding sequence ATGGGCTGGCACCGGGAGCTGCTGGTCGGCTTCGATCTGGAGACGACGGGCACGGATCCGCGCGAGGCGCGCATCGTCACGGGGGCCGTGATCGAGGTCAGGGGCGGGGAGCCGATAGGGCGCCGGGAGTGGCTGGCGGACCCGGGCGTGCCGATCCCCGAGGACGCGGTCGCGGTGCACGGCATCAGCAACGAGCGGGCGGCGGCCGAGGGCCGGCCGGCCGACCAGGTGGCGGACGCGCTGGCCGATGTGCTCACTTCCTACTGGAAGACGGGTGTGCCGGTCGTCGCCTACAACGCGACCTTCGACCTCACCCTGCTCTCCGCGGAGTTGCGGCGCCACGGCCTGCCGTCCCTGCGCGAGCGCCTGGGCGGTGCGGACCCGGCCCCCGTCATCGACCCGTACACCATCGACCGCTGGGTCGACCGCTACCGCCGCGGCAAACGCAACCTCGAAGCGGTCTGCGCCGAGTACGGCGTCGTCCTCGACGCCGCCCACGACGCCATGGCCGACGCCCTGGCGGCGGCCCGCCTGGCCGGCGCGATAGCCGACCGCCACCCCAAGATCGCCACGCTCGGTCCGGCGGCCCTGCACCACCGCCAGATCGAGTGGTACGCGCAGTGGGCGGCGGACTTCCAGAGCTTCCTGCGCGGCAAGGGCGACGCGACGGCCCTGGTCGACGGGACGTGGCCGCTGCGGGAGTTGGCCGACGAGCCGGTCTGA
- a CDS encoding phosphotransferase enzyme family protein, whose translation MDEARARDVVAAAGVLPGAAREARLLALGENAVFAAGDLVVKVGRDPGLLDRARRELDVAVWLAEAGVPVVRAAEPKALLVDGHPVTVWHRLPDAVRPAEPRDLAELLRVVHATPLPPFELPARDLLGGVERWLRLAGDAIDPADAAYLRERRDGFAARAAALTPHLPPGPIHGDALPRNVHVGPDGPVLVDLETVSADLREHDLVVMVLSHDRYGVPDEAYASFAETYGWDVRGWEGCGVLRGARETASCAWVAQHAPGNPKALAEFERRVRSLRDGDETVRWFPF comes from the coding sequence ATGGACGAGGCGCGGGCGCGGGACGTGGTGGCCGCGGCGGGCGTGCTGCCCGGTGCGGCCCGGGAGGCGCGGTTGCTCGCCCTGGGCGAGAACGCGGTGTTCGCCGCCGGTGACCTGGTCGTCAAGGTCGGCCGCGACCCAGGACTCCTCGACCGGGCGCGCCGCGAACTGGACGTCGCGGTATGGCTCGCCGAGGCGGGCGTGCCGGTGGTGCGGGCGGCCGAGCCGAAGGCGCTGCTGGTCGACGGGCATCCGGTGACGGTGTGGCATCGGCTGCCGGATGCCGTGCGGCCCGCCGAGCCGCGGGATCTGGCCGAACTGCTACGGGTCGTGCATGCCACGCCCCTTCCTCCCTTCGAACTTCCGGCCCGTGATCTGCTGGGCGGTGTGGAGCGGTGGCTGCGGCTCGCGGGGGACGCGATCGATCCCGCGGACGCGGCGTATCTGCGCGAGCGGCGGGACGGGTTCGCCGCTCGGGCCGCCGCGCTCACGCCGCATCTGCCGCCGGGGCCGATCCACGGGGACGCGCTGCCGCGCAATGTGCATGTCGGACCGGACGGGCCCGTGCTGGTGGATCTGGAGACGGTGTCCGCGGATCTGCGGGAGCACGATCTCGTGGTGATGGTGCTGTCCCACGACCGCTACGGCGTTCCGGACGAGGCGTACGCGTCGTTCGCGGAGACCTACGGCTGGGACGTACGCGGGTGGGAGGGCTGCGGTGTGCTGCGCGGGGCCCGGGAGACCGCCAGTTGCGCGTGGGTAGCTCAGCACGCCCCGGGCAACCCGAAGGCGCTGGCCGAGTTCGAGCGGCGGGTGCGGTCCTTGAGGGACGGGGACGAGACGGTGCGGTGGTTTCCGTTCTGA
- a CDS encoding SAV2148 family HEPN domain-containing protein yields MGSGGLELPPGDEGHEGNSTDVPTGAVSLARPMDATGSIGPELDWDAEAWREVRTRAQRAGRAYIWLNLVEQRLRAVVAAVLRPVYEPVHGEDWVVAAAGPAGQEWVQRAVAVREVSRRKGYLLDPADDNVLSFLTLPQLRELMVQHWPCFEPYFDDRRDVELALDELEVTRNVVSRNRALSEAVLSQAERASARLLEMLGAGGDVPSARRLPIDAVEDLVGDRYADVVAVHPDRVRLMRQFPAEDIFGGARRLDAIGIGLNLLVQNFSGRRLVRLAESGCRVRLLFLNPASSAVKRRERELGIKRGELSRAVEMNILHMRRVRARLRDPGAFEIQVFDETPRFTAYLVDGDGADGIAVVQNYLRRTRGMEAPVFVLRNSGKVVKSGELDEAGLFPTYREEFEVMWADSRPVS; encoded by the coding sequence GTGGGCTCGGGAGGGCTGGAGCTGCCCCCTGGTGACGAGGGTCACGAGGGGAACTCCACTGACGTCCCGACCGGTGCCGTGTCCCTGGCGCGGCCGATGGACGCGACGGGCTCGATCGGCCCGGAGCTGGACTGGGACGCCGAAGCCTGGCGCGAGGTGCGCACCCGCGCCCAGCGGGCCGGCCGGGCCTACATCTGGCTGAACCTCGTCGAACAGCGGCTGCGCGCGGTGGTCGCCGCCGTGCTGCGGCCCGTCTACGAACCCGTGCACGGCGAGGACTGGGTGGTGGCCGCCGCCGGACCGGCCGGCCAGGAGTGGGTGCAGCGCGCGGTGGCCGTCCGCGAGGTCAGCCGCCGCAAGGGCTACCTGCTCGACCCGGCCGACGACAATGTGCTCTCCTTCCTCACCCTGCCGCAGCTGCGCGAACTGATGGTGCAGCACTGGCCCTGCTTCGAGCCGTACTTCGACGACCGCCGGGACGTCGAGCTCGCCCTGGACGAGCTGGAGGTCACCCGGAACGTGGTCTCCCGCAACCGGGCCCTGTCCGAGGCCGTGCTGAGCCAGGCCGAGCGGGCCTCGGCCCGGCTGCTGGAGATGCTCGGCGCGGGCGGGGACGTGCCGTCGGCGCGCCGGCTGCCCATCGACGCGGTCGAGGACCTGGTCGGCGACCGGTACGCCGACGTGGTCGCCGTCCACCCGGACCGGGTCAGGCTGATGCGGCAGTTCCCGGCCGAGGACATCTTCGGCGGCGCCCGACGTCTCGACGCCATCGGCATCGGCCTCAACCTGCTCGTGCAGAACTTCTCCGGCCGGCGCCTGGTGCGGCTGGCCGAGTCCGGCTGCCGGGTCAGGCTGCTGTTCCTCAACCCGGCCTCCAGCGCGGTCAAGCGGCGTGAGCGCGAACTGGGCATCAAGCGGGGCGAACTCAGCCGGGCCGTCGAGATGAACATCCTGCACATGCGCCGGGTGCGCGCCCGGCTGCGCGACCCGGGCGCCTTCGAGATCCAGGTCTTCGACGAGACGCCCCGCTTCACGGCGTATCTGGTGGACGGCGACGGCGCGGACGGCATCGCGGTCGTGCAGAACTATCTGCGCCGCACCCGGGGCATGGAGGCGCCGGTGTTCGTGCTGCGCAACAGCGGCAAGGTGGTCAAGTCGGGTGAGCTGGACGAAGCGGGCCTCTTCCCCACCTACCGCGAGGAGTTCGAGGTGATGTGGGCGGATTCGCGGCCGGTGTCATGA
- the glgX gene encoding glycogen debranching protein GlgX has translation MQVWPGEAYPLGATYDGAGTNFAVFTEAADRVELCLLHDDGSETAIELRESDAFVRHAYVPGIMPGQRYGFRVHGPYAPERGLRCNSAKLLLDPYARAISGSISWGEEVYGYHFDDPDRRNDLDSAPHTMTSVVVNPYFDWGDDRRPRTEYHHTVIYEAHVKGLTMRHPGLPEELRGTYAALAHPAIIEHLTELGVTALELMPVHQFVNDHRLVDMGLNNYWGYNTIGFFAPHNAYASWGDRGQQVLEFKSAVKALHEAGIEVILDVVYNHTAEGNHMGPTLSFKGLDNSRYYRLTEDPRYYMDTTGTGNSLLMRSPHVLQLIMDSLRYWVTDMHVDGFRFDLAATLARQFHEVDRLSSFFDLVQQDPVVSQVKLIAEPWDVGEGGYQVGNFPPLWTEWNGKYRDTVRDLWRGEQRTLAEFASRLTGSSDLYQDDGRRPLASINFVTCHDGFPLHDLVAYNDKHNEANGEDNRDGESHNRSWNCGAEGETDDPDVLRLRARQMRNFIATLMLSQGVPMISHGDEFARTQGGNNNAYCQDNELAWVEWPEEGEDAEGSLSRELLAFTRAMVWLRRNHPVFRRRRFFHGRPVEGTHDDLSDIAWFTPDGREMTQRDWDSAQAGALTVFLNGNAISEPDARGERITDDSFLLMFNASPKTLEFVVPVNHGRQWEVVVDTALPEGAPSATGPKVQAGDRLTLTDRSMTVLQRPV, from the coding sequence ATGCAGGTCTGGCCTGGCGAGGCGTATCCACTCGGTGCCACGTACGACGGCGCCGGTACCAACTTCGCGGTCTTCACGGAGGCCGCGGACCGAGTAGAGCTGTGTCTGCTGCACGACGACGGCTCGGAGACGGCGATCGAGCTCCGGGAGAGCGACGCGTTCGTGCGGCACGCGTATGTGCCGGGCATCATGCCGGGACAGCGGTACGGGTTCCGGGTGCACGGTCCGTACGCCCCGGAGCGCGGGCTGCGCTGCAACTCCGCGAAGCTGCTGCTCGACCCGTACGCGCGTGCGATCAGCGGTTCGATCAGCTGGGGCGAGGAGGTCTACGGCTACCACTTCGACGATCCCGACCGGCGCAACGATCTGGACTCGGCGCCGCACACGATGACGTCGGTCGTGGTCAACCCCTACTTCGACTGGGGCGACGACCGGCGCCCGCGCACGGAATACCACCACACGGTGATCTACGAGGCCCATGTCAAGGGCCTCACCATGCGGCACCCGGGCCTGCCCGAGGAGCTGCGCGGCACGTACGCGGCCCTCGCGCACCCGGCGATCATCGAACACCTCACCGAGCTCGGGGTGACCGCCCTGGAGCTGATGCCCGTACACCAGTTCGTGAACGATCACCGCCTGGTCGACATGGGCCTGAACAACTACTGGGGCTACAACACCATCGGCTTCTTCGCCCCGCACAACGCCTACGCGTCCTGGGGCGACCGGGGCCAGCAGGTGCTGGAGTTCAAGTCGGCGGTCAAGGCGCTGCACGAGGCCGGGATCGAGGTGATCCTCGACGTGGTCTACAACCACACCGCCGAGGGCAACCACATGGGCCCGACCTTGTCCTTCAAGGGCCTGGACAACTCGCGCTACTACCGGCTGACGGAGGACCCCCGCTACTACATGGACACGACAGGGACGGGAAACTCCCTGCTCATGCGGTCCCCGCACGTGCTCCAGCTGATCATGGACTCGCTACGGTACTGGGTCACGGACATGCACGTGGACGGGTTCCGCTTCGACCTGGCGGCGACACTGGCCCGGCAGTTCCACGAGGTGGACCGGCTGTCGTCGTTCTTCGACCTGGTGCAGCAGGACCCCGTCGTCTCCCAGGTGAAGCTGATCGCCGAGCCGTGGGACGTGGGCGAGGGCGGCTACCAGGTGGGCAACTTCCCGCCGCTGTGGACCGAGTGGAACGGCAAGTACCGGGACACCGTGCGGGACCTGTGGCGGGGCGAGCAGCGCACGCTCGCGGAGTTCGCCTCGCGGCTGACCGGCTCGTCCGACCTGTACCAGGACGACGGGCGCCGCCCGCTGGCCTCGATCAACTTCGTGACCTGCCACGACGGCTTCCCCCTGCACGACCTGGTGGCCTACAACGACAAGCACAACGAGGCCAACGGCGAGGACAACCGGGACGGCGAGAGCCACAACCGGTCCTGGAACTGCGGGGCCGAGGGCGAGACCGACGACCCTGACGTACTGCGGCTGCGGGCCCGGCAGATGCGGAACTTCATCGCGACGCTGATGCTGTCCCAGGGCGTGCCCATGATCAGCCACGGCGACGAGTTCGCCCGCACCCAGGGCGGCAACAACAACGCCTACTGCCAGGACAACGAGCTCGCCTGGGTCGAGTGGCCCGAGGAGGGAGAGGACGCCGAGGGGAGCCTCAGCAGGGAGCTGCTGGCCTTCACGCGCGCGATGGTGTGGCTGCGCCGCAACCACCCGGTCTTCCGCCGCCGGCGCTTCTTCCACGGCCGGCCCGTGGAGGGCACGCACGACGACCTGTCCGACATCGCCTGGTTCACCCCGGACGGCCGGGAGATGACCCAGCGGGACTGGGACTCGGCGCAGGCGGGCGCGCTGACGGTGTTCCTCAACGGCAACGCGATCTCCGAGCCGGACGCCCGCGGGGAACGCATCACCGACGACTCGTTCCTGCTGATGTTCAACGCCTCGCCGAAGACGCTGGAGTTCGTGGTTCCGGTCAATCACGGGCGGCAGTGGGAGGTCGTGGTCGACACGGCGCTCCCGGAGGGTGCGCCCTCGGCCACCGGCCCGAAGGTGCAGGCCGGGGACCGGCTGACCCTGACGGACCGGAGCATGACGGTGCTCCAGCGGCCCGTCTGA
- a CDS encoding Tat pathway signal sequence domain protein: protein MRNIVHRHLGKMVAGTTIAVAGTAVMVAVTLPGTAGADDTGTRAGRSVPQVAGDAAAGGRRAVAPGVVEAAPAEGQKGQGRDPLTDDELKRVEKIALSRQLFQSSESVDGERGPQRLGIDLAEPEADEAGKPDAPRRADVTFYDYRDDTLVTRTVDLGTGKVVATGTQHGVQPPLSRAEKAEAAGLLVADPLGSGLKADYQDATGKALTSPDQLQLSGAVYRAAPGAQPAVLDRCGEHRCVRLFPKIKNGPWVDARSLVIDLSARKVARLGR from the coding sequence GTGCGCAACATAGTGCACCGCCACCTGGGCAAGATGGTGGCCGGTACGACCATCGCGGTGGCCGGGACCGCCGTCATGGTGGCGGTGACCCTGCCGGGCACGGCGGGGGCGGACGACACCGGGACCCGGGCGGGGCGGTCCGTCCCGCAGGTGGCCGGCGATGCGGCGGCGGGCGGCCGGAGGGCCGTGGCGCCGGGGGTCGTCGAGGCGGCGCCCGCCGAGGGGCAGAAGGGCCAGGGCCGCGATCCGCTGACCGACGACGAGCTGAAGCGGGTCGAGAAGATCGCCCTCAGCCGGCAGCTGTTCCAAAGCAGCGAGAGCGTCGACGGGGAGCGCGGTCCGCAGCGCCTCGGCATCGACCTCGCCGAACCCGAGGCCGACGAGGCGGGCAAGCCGGACGCGCCCCGGCGTGCCGACGTGACGTTCTACGACTACCGGGACGACACCCTCGTCACCCGGACCGTCGATCTCGGCACCGGCAAGGTGGTGGCGACCGGCACCCAGCACGGCGTCCAGCCGCCCCTGAGCCGCGCCGAGAAGGCCGAGGCGGCCGGCCTCCTGGTCGCCGACCCGCTGGGCTCGGGCCTGAAGGCCGACTACCAGGACGCCACCGGCAAGGCGCTCACCTCCCCGGACCAGCTCCAGCTCAGCGGAGCCGTCTACCGGGCCGCGCCGGGCGCCCAGCCCGCCGTGCTCGACCGGTGCGGGGAGCACCGCTGCGTCCGGCTCTTCCCGAAGATCAAGAACGGTCCGTGGGTCGACGCCAGGTCGCTCGTGATCGACCTGAGCGCCCGCAAGGTCGCCCGGCTCGGCCGCTGA
- a CDS encoding copper amine oxidase, with amino-acid sequence MRVNSSIKARTRVAAGLTVAALATGATAGAGPATAQPKAAPAAPPAADCSAAYRIEQKLSSGTTWRMCWRYDGKAGLVLEKISYQPKGEPKPIRVLNSARLGQIHVPYDDGNIEYDDLTGFDFAQGLMNLAPSECPGGTIKTVKVPDSWNDDPNVKGLCTTTRSRGHAYRMQGDTANKVFQAEGKDLLVYTVNQVGWYEYMTEWRFQDDGAITMNVGATGSLSWDDYDAGDGRGWPIGKGASAKSTSHSHNAFWRLDFALDGSTKNRVEQYDSTVTAPVRGQRAPTTKTTRTKVGKELAGDSKNYRWWRMVSATGKNKDGHARSYEIVPGPTTKYPGRSYTKHDVYVTQYNKCELFASHNPGNCAAGAGKSVDKWVNGQALTHPVVWMNIGFHHIARDEDQQPMPVHWQGFSIAPRDVTAMNPLTPAELGWQNGHWQPRG; translated from the coding sequence ATGCGCGTGAACAGCAGCATCAAGGCCCGCACCCGGGTGGCCGCGGGCCTGACCGTGGCCGCGCTGGCCACGGGCGCCACGGCCGGCGCGGGACCGGCCACCGCCCAGCCCAAAGCCGCCCCCGCCGCGCCGCCCGCCGCCGACTGCAGCGCCGCCTACCGCATCGAGCAGAAGCTCTCCTCCGGAACCACCTGGCGGATGTGCTGGCGCTACGACGGCAAGGCCGGCCTGGTGCTGGAGAAGATCTCGTACCAGCCCAAGGGCGAGCCCAAACCGATCAGGGTCCTCAACAGCGCCCGGCTCGGCCAGATCCACGTCCCCTACGACGACGGCAACATCGAGTACGACGACCTCACCGGCTTCGACTTCGCCCAGGGCCTGATGAACCTGGCGCCGAGCGAGTGCCCCGGGGGCACCATCAAGACCGTCAAGGTCCCGGACTCCTGGAACGACGACCCGAACGTCAAGGGCCTGTGCACCACCACCCGCTCCCGCGGCCACGCCTACCGCATGCAGGGCGACACCGCGAACAAGGTCTTCCAGGCCGAGGGCAAGGACCTCCTCGTCTACACGGTCAACCAGGTCGGCTGGTACGAGTACATGACCGAGTGGCGCTTCCAGGACGACGGCGCCATCACCATGAACGTCGGCGCCACCGGCAGCCTGTCCTGGGACGACTACGACGCCGGCGACGGCCGCGGCTGGCCCATCGGCAAGGGCGCGAGCGCCAAGTCCACCAGCCACAGCCACAACGCGTTCTGGCGGCTCGACTTCGCCCTGGACGGTTCCACGAAGAACAGGGTCGAGCAGTACGACTCCACCGTCACCGCCCCGGTCAGGGGCCAGCGCGCCCCCACCACCAAGACCACCCGCACCAAGGTGGGCAAGGAACTCGCCGGGGACAGCAAGAACTACCGCTGGTGGCGCATGGTCAGCGCGACCGGAAAGAACAAGGACGGACACGCGCGCTCCTACGAGATCGTCCCCGGACCCACGACCAAGTACCCGGGCCGCAGCTACACCAAGCACGACGTGTACGTCACGCAGTACAACAAGTGCGAGCTGTTCGCCAGCCACAACCCCGGCAACTGCGCAGCAGGAGCGGGCAAGTCCGTCGACAAGTGGGTGAACGGACAGGCCCTGACCCACCCGGTGGTCTGGATGAACATCGGCTTCCACCACATAGCCCGGGACGAGGACCAGCAGCCCATGCCCGTCCACTGGCAGGGGTTCTCCATCGCCCCGCGCGACGTCACCGCCATGAATCCGCTCACTCCGGCCGAGCTCGGCTGGCAGAACGGGCACTGGCAGCCCCGCGGTTGA
- the treY gene encoding malto-oligosyltrehalose synthase, translated as MTPERLDPVVPTATYRLQLQPEFPFGAAAAVVPYLASLGVSHLHLSPVLEAVPGSTHGYDVVDHARVREELGGEEGLRALARTAREHGLGLVVDIVPNHMAMAPRHNRALWEVLREGPKSPYARWFDIDWEAQDGQVLLPVLGGPLGEVLGELRVDGDVLRYYDHALPLREGTEDLPLPHLLDAQWYRPVWWRLARTELNYRRFFSISELIGVRVEDPEVFEATHDKILELLHEGVIDGLRIDHPDGLADPDGYLRRLHEATGGRWTVVEKILADGEHLPASWPVAGTTGYDALRHVDGAFTDPAGFGDLLGRYRRFAAPQTDRGGQWEATVRRAAYKVLTHELATETERLTRVAARLCATSPEPALRDRAPWALRTALQELLVRMEVYRPYESADAASVVTAEAAAEARHAFAVPEEAGAVDVVRDLVLGRYGDGPAQVEFRTRFAQTSSALRAKSVEDTAFYRYVPLLSATEVGGNPGAPALSPEEFHAYCARVQRDWPVSGTVATTHDTKRSADVRAALHVLTECPDRWADVLAEVTRTGEGVPDAQLAWAAWQTVFGLGPASGARERVQGALLKHVREAGLYTSWTEQEPPYEEAVERFVAAGPCGAPGERVAAFRESLAPHIRANVLGTALVHLTMPGVPDVYQGTEAEYRALVDPDNRRAVDFPPAESGGTSGEKAAVTRAALGLRARRPGAFGDTATYMALPAEGPAAAHCLAFVRSGEVLTAVTRLSLRLAEAGGWRDTRLPLPPGRWADVLEPGREFTGHARVAELFAGLPVALLERVGD; from the coding sequence ATGACACCTGAGCGACTTGACCCGGTGGTGCCCACGGCCACGTACCGGCTGCAGCTGCAGCCCGAGTTCCCGTTCGGAGCAGCCGCGGCCGTCGTGCCGTACCTGGCCTCGCTCGGCGTCTCGCACCTGCACCTGTCCCCCGTCCTGGAGGCGGTGCCGGGCTCGACCCACGGCTACGACGTCGTCGACCACGCGCGCGTGCGCGAAGAGCTGGGCGGCGAGGAGGGGCTGCGGGCACTGGCGCGCACCGCGCGCGAGCACGGCCTCGGCCTGGTGGTGGACATCGTCCCGAACCACATGGCCATGGCCCCGCGCCACAACCGAGCGCTGTGGGAGGTGCTGCGCGAGGGCCCGAAATCGCCGTACGCGCGGTGGTTCGACATCGACTGGGAGGCGCAGGACGGGCAGGTGCTGCTGCCGGTCCTCGGCGGACCGCTGGGCGAGGTGCTGGGCGAGCTGCGCGTCGACGGTGACGTGCTGCGCTACTACGACCACGCCCTCCCGCTGCGCGAGGGCACCGAGGACCTGCCGCTGCCGCACCTGCTGGACGCGCAGTGGTACCGCCCGGTGTGGTGGCGGCTGGCCCGGACCGAGCTCAACTACCGGCGGTTCTTCAGCATCTCGGAACTCATCGGGGTCCGGGTGGAGGACCCGGAGGTGTTCGAGGCCACCCACGACAAGATCCTCGAGCTGCTGCACGAGGGCGTGATCGACGGGCTGCGCATCGACCACCCCGACGGGCTCGCCGACCCCGACGGCTACCTCCGGCGGCTGCACGAGGCGACCGGGGGCCGCTGGACGGTCGTGGAGAAGATCCTGGCCGACGGCGAGCACCTCCCCGCGTCCTGGCCCGTCGCCGGGACCACCGGCTACGACGCCCTGCGGCACGTGGACGGGGCCTTCACGGACCCGGCCGGGTTCGGGGACCTGCTGGGCCGGTACCGGCGCTTCGCGGCCCCGCAGACGGACCGGGGCGGGCAGTGGGAGGCGACGGTGCGGCGGGCGGCGTACAAGGTCCTCACGCACGAGCTGGCCACCGAGACCGAACGGCTGACGAGGGTGGCGGCCCGGCTGTGCGCGACCTCGCCGGAGCCGGCGTTGCGCGACCGCGCGCCCTGGGCGCTGCGCACCGCCCTCCAGGAGCTTCTCGTACGGATGGAGGTCTACCGGCCCTACGAGTCCGCCGACGCCGCGTCCGTGGTCACCGCGGAGGCCGCGGCCGAGGCCCGGCACGCCTTCGCCGTGCCCGAGGAGGCCGGGGCGGTGGACGTCGTGCGGGACCTGGTGCTGGGCCGGTACGGGGACGGGCCCGCGCAGGTGGAGTTCCGGACGCGGTTCGCGCAGACCTCGTCGGCTTTGCGGGCGAAGTCCGTGGAGGACACGGCGTTCTACCGGTACGTGCCACTGCTGTCGGCGACCGAGGTGGGCGGCAATCCGGGCGCTCCCGCGCTGTCGCCGGAGGAGTTCCACGCGTACTGCGCGCGCGTGCAGCGCGACTGGCCGGTCTCCGGGACGGTGGCCACCACGCACGACACCAAGCGCAGTGCCGACGTCCGGGCGGCGCTGCACGTACTCACCGAGTGCCCGGACCGCTGGGCGGACGTCCTCGCGGAGGTGACCCGCACCGGGGAGGGCGTGCCGGACGCGCAGCTGGCGTGGGCGGCCTGGCAGACGGTGTTCGGGCTCGGCCCGGCGTCCGGGGCACGGGAGCGGGTGCAGGGGGCGCTGCTGAAGCACGTGCGGGAGGCGGGCCTGTACACGAGCTGGACCGAGCAGGAGCCACCGTACGAGGAGGCGGTGGAACGGTTCGTGGCGGCCGGGCCGTGCGGGGCGCCGGGCGAGCGGGTCGCCGCGTTCCGGGAGTCGCTGGCGCCGCACATCCGGGCCAACGTGCTGGGCACGGCCCTGGTGCATCTCACGATGCCGGGCGTCCCGGACGTGTACCAGGGCACGGAGGCCGAGTACCGGGCGCTCGTCGACCCGGACAACCGGCGGGCGGTGGACTTCCCGCCCGCGGAGTCCGGCGGCACGTCCGGGGAGAAGGCGGCGGTGACGCGGGCGGCGCTGGGGCTGCGGGCCCGGCGGCCCGGCGCCTTCGGCGACACGGCGACGTACATGGCGCTGCCGGCCGAGGGACCGGCGGCGGCGCACTGCCTGGCGTTCGTCCGCTCCGGCGAGGTGCTGACGGCCGTGACACGCCTGTCCCTGCGGCTCGCGGAGGCGGGCGGCTGGCGGGACACGCGGCTGCCGCTGCCGCCGGGCCGCTGGGCGGACGTGCTGGAGCCGGGGCGGGAGTTCACAGGGCACGCACGCGTGGCGGAACTGTTCGCGGGGCTGCCGGTGGCGTTGCTGGAGAGGGTGGGTGACTGA
- a CDS encoding carbohydrate ABC transporter permease, with amino-acid sequence MTTVTEAPPPSPPGRRAGRRRSGEDRPRRAVDHGAWFLVLPALIPILVLSAGPLLYGILLAFTDAQSGRTEPTQWIGALNFRDLLHDTLFWESFRIGLVWAVGVTVPQFLLALGLALLLNQDLRLRWLARALAIIPWAMPEVVVGIMWRLVYSPDAGILNETLRDLGMGGGRDWLSGLATALPAVILVGVWAGMPQTTVALLAGLQNTPRELHEAAAVDGAGAWRRFRTVTWPALRPIALAITALNLIWNFNSFALVYVLTSGGPGGRTRLPMLFAYEEAFRYGQFGYAAAMGCVMVAVISIALAVFLAGRLRGGDDT; translated from the coding sequence TTGACAACGGTGACCGAGGCTCCGCCACCTTCGCCACCGGGGAGGCGGGCCGGCCGCAGACGGTCCGGCGAAGACCGGCCCCGGCGAGCCGTCGACCACGGCGCCTGGTTCCTGGTGCTTCCCGCCCTGATCCCGATCCTCGTCCTCAGCGCCGGACCGCTGCTGTACGGGATCCTGCTGGCCTTCACCGACGCCCAGTCGGGGCGCACCGAGCCCACGCAGTGGATCGGCGCCCTCAACTTCCGCGACCTGCTGCACGACACGCTGTTCTGGGAGTCGTTCCGGATCGGGCTGGTGTGGGCGGTCGGCGTGACCGTGCCGCAGTTCCTGCTCGCGCTGGGCCTCGCCCTGCTGCTCAACCAGGACCTGCGGCTGCGCTGGCTCGCCCGTGCTCTGGCGATCATCCCGTGGGCCATGCCCGAGGTGGTCGTCGGCATCATGTGGCGGCTCGTCTACAGCCCGGACGCGGGCATCCTCAACGAGACCCTGCGCGACCTCGGCATGGGCGGCGGCCGGGACTGGCTCAGCGGGCTGGCGACCGCGCTGCCCGCCGTGATCCTCGTCGGCGTCTGGGCGGGCATGCCCCAGACGACGGTCGCGCTGCTCGCCGGGCTGCAGAACACCCCGCGCGAACTCCACGAGGCGGCGGCGGTCGACGGCGCGGGCGCCTGGCGCCGCTTCCGCACGGTCACCTGGCCCGCCCTTCGGCCCATCGCCCTCGCCATCACCGCGCTCAACCTGATCTGGAACTTCAACTCCTTCGCCCTGGTCTACGTCCTGACCAGCGGCGGCCCGGGTGGCCGGACCCGGCTGCCCATGCTCTTCGCCTACGAAGAGGCTTTCCGCTACGGGCAGTTCGGCTACGCGGCGGCGATGGGCTGCGTGATGGTCGCCGTGATCTCGATCGCCCTGGCCGTGTTCCTCGCCGGCCGCCTCAGGGGAGGTGACGACACGTGA